Proteins from a genomic interval of Streptomyces fodineus:
- a CDS encoding aldo/keto reductase: MTAETITADTSGTFKLGDLPVHRIGLGAMRLTGSAAFHLGTPSDRARSIAVLRRAVELGVNHIDTAAFYFSATRSANELINTALAPYADDLVIAAKVGPFRDYYGEWGTSARPDQLRGHVEENLRQLGRDHLDVVYLRRMSQDSIAEHFGALAELREAGLIRHLGISDVRPHHLAEALEIAPVVSVQNRFALDRPDPVGDEMLRLCGAHGIAFVPFFAVAGDAGPQAAADTHDDTVRDIATAHGVSPAQIRIAWTLHQGPHVLAIPGTGNPDHVAENVAAGAVRLTADELARLDALHTSAS; encoded by the coding sequence ATGACCGCTGAAACGATCACCGCGGACACCTCCGGCACCTTCAAGCTCGGCGACCTCCCCGTCCACCGCATCGGCCTCGGAGCCATGCGGCTGACGGGCAGCGCCGCCTTCCACCTCGGCACGCCCAGCGACCGCGCACGCTCGATCGCCGTGCTGCGCCGGGCCGTCGAACTCGGCGTGAACCACATCGACACCGCCGCCTTCTACTTCTCCGCCACACGCTCCGCCAACGAACTGATCAACACCGCCCTCGCCCCCTACGCCGACGACCTCGTCATCGCCGCCAAGGTCGGCCCCTTCCGCGACTACTACGGCGAATGGGGCACCTCGGCCCGCCCCGACCAGCTGCGCGGCCATGTCGAGGAGAACCTGCGCCAGCTCGGCCGCGACCACCTCGACGTGGTCTACCTGCGCCGGATGAGCCAGGACTCGATCGCCGAGCACTTCGGCGCGCTCGCCGAGCTGCGCGAGGCCGGCCTGATCCGGCACCTCGGCATCTCCGACGTCCGGCCCCACCACCTCGCCGAGGCGCTGGAGATCGCCCCGGTGGTCTCCGTACAGAACCGGTTCGCCCTGGACCGCCCCGACCCGGTCGGCGACGAGATGCTGCGTCTGTGCGGCGCGCACGGCATCGCGTTCGTGCCGTTCTTCGCCGTCGCGGGCGATGCCGGCCCGCAGGCGGCGGCGGACACCCACGACGACACCGTGCGCGACATCGCCACGGCCCACGGCGTGAGTCCCGCCCAGATCCGCATCGCCTGGACCCTGCACCAGGGCCCGCACGTCCTCGCCATCCCCGGCACCGGCAACCCCGACCACGTCGCCGAGAACGTCGCCGCGGGCGCCGTACGCCTCACCGCGGACGAACTGGCACGACTGGACGCCCTGCACACTTCGGCGAGTTGA